GTCGGCGAAGCTCAGGATGATGCTGTTCTGGGCCAGTTGCACGCCCATCCACCCGGTTCCGCCCATGAGCATCGAGGTGCTCATGATCAGCCAGGCCCCCACCGGCGCCTCCGGCGAGAGCCACGTCTCGCTGCCCCATCCGGTGACGCCATGGACCCACGCCGCCACGGCATTGATCGCCCCGGCGACGAACGACGGATTCGGCGTCAGCGGGCTGGCCAGGAAATACGGCATCACCGACAGCACCGTCAGACAGCCGCCGAAGATCAGCACCGGACGCCTTCCCCAGCGGTCGATCAGACGCCCCCAGCCCTTGCACCCGATCAGCCCCACCACCGGCGCCAGGATCATGAACAGTCCGTCGGTCCCGGTCTGGCTGAACTTCAACCGCTCCAGAACGTCCAGCCACATGAACTGGCTGCCGAGCATGGCCGCAAACGTGATGATCATCCCGTACGTGACGTAGTAGCGGAAGCTGCGGTCGCGCATGGGCAGGACGATGTACTGGGCCATCTGGGCAATCGAGCCGCCCAGCGAGAGCTTGCCCGTGCGCGAGGGCAGGGTGCCGGGCACTTCGGCGTCGCTCTCGCGGCTGCTCGGGACGATCTCCCGCAGGCGGCGGAAGAGCAGGATGTCCAGCGTGCCCATGACGGCCGAGAAGACGAAGATCCCGCAGACGCACCAGAACAGCAGCGGCTGATGCTCCATGGTCATGGGCAGTTTCTGCCCGTCGCTGCCGAAGCGGGTCAGGCTGTCCAGCGCCACCGCCAGGACGATCGCCACGGGGATGTTCACCAGCAGCGACAGGCGGCTGCGATGGGCGAAGTATCGCCCGCGGATTCGCCGCGGGATCAGGTCGCCCATCCACGTCCACCATGCCGGCACGGACAGGGCGGCCAGGAAGGCGCTGGCCAGCATCACCGCCTGCATGGTCCACACCGCCCATCGCGCTGGAAGGGAGGGAACCCACGCCAGCATCGCCACCAGCGGGATCAGCGCCACCACCGCGTACAGCACGCGGCTGACGGTGGCGAAGTCCAGGAACTGGTGCTTGGTCAGACCCGTGCGCTCGATCAGCAGCGCGGCGATCAGGTTGCCCAGCGTCGCCAGAAACGGCAGACCGGCCAATAGGCCGAAGTCGAAGTCGGTGAACCCCAGCGCGCGGCAGAACAGCGTGACGCGGCTGCCCGTCACGCAGACCATCCACACCGTTCCGAACATCCAGGCCGCCGTGACCGTGCGCAGGGCGGTCCGCAGCTCCGGGCCGCGAACCGCCAGGGCGGGAACCTCATCGTATGATTTATGACGCCACGACATAAAAACAGTAATCGATCCCCAAGCGGTAGCCGGGGCAAGGCGTGGGAGCAATCCCATGACCCTGAACGGACAGTAGAGAGCATTCCGACCGTCTGCTCAACACTTTTTGTGCCCGTTAATGGTTCACCCTCGCCGGTGGAATATCGCCCCGCGGCGTCTGCGTATCTCCTCCGTTACCGATGGGGGAAAAGTCGCGGCGGAGGCACTAGATGAAGAAGTAATTCGTTGTGTGAATTACTTCTTCATTTGAGGCGGAGTACCCTGCCCAGCGCAAGTATTCATCAAAGCCACACAACGGCTTTGATAAATACTTGGTGCCTCCGCCGCGACTTTTTCCCCATGACTGAGGCATTACGCGTCTGCGACTTTTTGCCTTGAAAGCCGCCGGCAGAGGGAGTATAGTGCCCGGCTCGCGATACGTTATGCAGTCCACAGCAGAAGGTGATTCATGCATTACAACCATAGAATGTCCGCACGCAAGCGTGCCCGCAAGAGTGGTTTCCGTGCCCGCATGCGAACCGCCAACGGGCGCAAACTCATCAGCAGAAAACGCCGCGTCGGCAGAAAAGTCCAGGTCGTCTAAGCAGGCGGGGCTGCGCTGCGTGCTCTTGAGCGCTCCTGCCCCTGAAGGATTTGCCGCGCCAGGGGCGGCTCCCTCACCGGTTCGACCGCCGGGCGATGCGCAGCCGCGGCGGGTTGCCCCGTTGCCTGAGGCTTTGCGTCACTTCTTTTGCGGAATCAGATCGATGATCGGCACCTGCGGTCTGCACAAGAATCGCACCCGCGGCGCTCGACCGCGCTCCAGACCGATGCCCCGCGAGACCACCAGCGTTCGCCCGCGGCCGATATCGCTCAGACCCGCCGCCCAGCTTCTGGGGACGGTACTGAACGTGATAATCGGCCCCCAGAATGGCAGGCGCACCTGTCCGCCATGCGTGTGCCCGGCCAGCAGCAGGTCGGCGTTAACGTCGCCCAGGGCATAGTCGGGCCGGTGTCCCAGAACGATGCGGAACGCCTGACAAGGCGGAATGGAGGCCGCGCGCGAATCTTCCTCCGACAGCAGCGTCAGCCGCACCTCGCCCAGATCTATCGACCTTGTGCGCTCGGCCGTCACGATCTCCAAGCCTTCGAACGATTTGATCCAGTCCTCGTCGTCTATGTTGCCGCGCACCGCAAAGCAGCCCAGGGGAGCCTTCAGGTTCGCACGGCGCAGGACGTCGTTGAGGGCTTGGACCTGCACGGTGCGCCCACCGAACTCTTCATGAATATAATCGCCGGCGAAGAGGATCAGGTCGGGCTTCTCCTCCGCAACGCGCCGCAGCACGTCCTGCTCGTAGGGGCCGATGTTGTCGGTCTGGATGTCGGCCAGCAGCGCGATGCGCAGCGGCTTGGTGATCTTGGACGAGCGGACCTGGTAATGCGTGATATCGAGCCACTGCGGCTCGATCAGGAACGCCTCCGCGCCCGCCCAGCCCACCACCGCCGCCAGCAGAGCGTGAGCGACCGCCACACCGCGGCGCCTTCGCCACGACAGCACCGCCACGGCAGCAAAGTACACCAGGCCCGCCGCAACCAGCCCCGACCCCGCCAGCGTCGCTGTGGCGAATCTGTGCCCATCGGCCAAGACCATCGCCGCAACCAGATCCAGCGCCCCCAGCAGGGCGATGCACCCCGCCCGCAGCGTGCGGGTGTTATAGCGTGACACGGCGTATCCGCACGCCAGCGCCGCCGTGCCTACGACGAGCAGATGGATGGTAATCATGAACCGCCGTCCATCATCGCGATGCGGCGGGCATGGCGGCCGCCGTCGAAGGGCGTTTCCAGCCAGACTCGCACGATCTGCAGGGCCAGGTCGAGGCTGATCGTGCGGGCGCCCAGCGAGAGCACGTTGGAATCGTTGTGACGCCGGGCCAACTCGGCGGTTTGCACGCTCCAGCACAGGGCGCATCGCACGCCGGCCAGACGGTTGGCGACCATCGCCTCGCCGTTGCCGCTGCCGCCCAGTACGATCGCCCGGTCACAGCGCCCCTGCGCCACGGCCAGGGCGGCGGGGCGAACGAACTGCGGATAGTCACAGGGCTCGGCCGAGAACGTGCCGAAGTCTTCGACCTCGATGCCTTGATCGCTCAAGAAGGCCTTGATCGCTTGCTTGTACTCGAACGCGGCGTGGTCGCATCCCAACGAGATCTTCATTTACATATCCTCTGGCATAACTCAGTTACGCGGGGAAAGTCGCGGCGGAGGCACTAAATGAAGAAGTAATTCGTTGTGTAAATTACTTCTTCATTTGGGGCCGTGTACCTCACCATCGCAAGTATCTATCAAAGCCACACGACGGCTTTGATAAATACTTGGTGCCTCCGCCGCGACTTTTCCCCCCATGACTGAGACATTGATGTAATTGTAGCGGAACTTCCGCGCCGGTAGAACCCCGCCGTCGGGCCATGTGTATAATAACTTACGGCGTTTGTTTCCCCGCCGCCGATAGGTTACACTAGAGGCACTATCAGAGGACTTGCGATGAATAATGTCATGCTTGCTGTATTCGGCCTGGGCGCCCCCGAGGTCGTTCTGGTTCTGCTGGCGGCGCTGCTGCTGTTCGGCGGCAAGAAGCTCCCGGAACTGGCCCGAGGTCTCGGTCGCGGTCTGCGACTGTTCAAAGACGAGATGGCCGGCGTCAAGAATTCTCTGGACGAAACCACCCCCCCCGCCGCCAAAGACGCCGAGCACAAATCCGAACCGCCGGCCAAGTAACTCAGGCGGGATAGATCAAGCCCCAGAGGTCATTGGGGACTCCGAGGATGTTAGAAGATAAGACAGTCTTTTTCCTCTCCGATCCCATCACCCTCAGCGGCTGATTCGTCCTCGTCCTCGTCGCTTGCCACGCCGTAGCCTCCGGAGAAGGCGGGTCGGTTTTTGATCTTCCTCTTCTTCTGGGCCTCTGCGTCTCTGTGTCGCAATTGCTCCGCAGGTCGCAATAGAACCGGCGGCGATTTGGTGCTATCATCGGGGATTACCCCGGCGGCACGGGCCGCCCATGAGGAGTTCTCGAGTGCTTGCGTTTGTTTGGGACCTCGACCCGGTGCTGATCGACTTTGGACCTGTCCAGATCCGCTGGTACGGGCTGGTGTTCGTCGTGACGCTGGCGATCGCGTTCTGGTTCTGGCGCCGCCAGATGCTGCGCGGCGGGCACAGTGCGGCCTTGACCGATCAGTTCATGGTCTGGGGCGTGGTGGCCACGTTTGTCGGAGCGCGGCTGGGACACTGTTTGTTCTATGAACCCGAGGTCTATCTGCGCGATCCGTTGCGGATCCTGTTCTTCTGGAAAGGCGGACTGGCCAGCCACGGAGCGATGATCGGTCTGTGCCTGGCGTTGATCCTGTTCGCCCGCAAGCATCACCTGCGGGTGCTGGAGTTGACGGACCGCTTCGCGATGTCGGCGGCGGTCGGGGCGGCGGGCATCCGCCTGGGCAACTTTCTCAACTCCGAGATCGTCGGGCGCGTCACGAACGTGCCTTGGGCAGTGCAATTCACGCACTACCAGGGCCCCGGCGGAATGATGGAAAATCCGCCCCTGCCGCGGCACCCGTCGCAGCTCTACGAGTTCGCCATGGGCCTGACGGTGCTGTTGGCGCTGGTTCTGGCCGACCGCTGGGCCGGCCGTGAGAAACGCCCGCTGGGATTGCTGACAGGCCTGTTCCTGGCGCTGTACTCAGCCGGTCGCTTCGGCGTTGAATACTTCAAGGAGTTCCAGGTTGACAGCAGTTGGGAGTCCGTCATCACCATGGGCCAGATGCTCTCGCTGATCCCCCTGCTGGCCGGAGCGGCGCTGCTGGTCTGGGCATGGCGGAAGAGACTGCCCACAGAGCCAGTCAAGGTCGCCGTCGCCCCACCGCAAACCAAACGCCCCCGACGCCGCCGATAGGGGTTTCCCCTACCATAAAATCAGCCTTTTTCCGATTCCCAAACGATACGGTTCAAGTTAACTTTTACCACGCGTGTTCTTTCCTGCCTGTCTTTCGCACGGGACAACTGCAATGACCTTTTTGAACTCCGCCGCTAAGCCCGTACCAGAACAGCGCCGGGAGTTCTCTTCGTGGCCGAGCCGCTGGGCCTGGCTGCCCATTCCGGTCATGCTGGGCCTGATGCTGATCTTCTGGATTGCCGACCTGCAGACGGGGCATGAATCGCCCCTTGCACTGATGGCTCTGAACTTCGTCTTCTCGACGCTGGCGTCCCTGGCGGTGGCGTTTATAGCCGCGCGGGGTTTCCTGGCCGGCGGTTCGCCGGGAATGCTGCTGTTGGCCTGCGGGGTGCTGATCTGGGGACTGGGGTCCGCAACCGGCGTTGTCGCTGAAGTGGATTTCGGTCTGGGTCGCATGGACGGCAACGGCATCGTCACGATTCACAACATTTGCGTATGGATTTCGGCCTTGTGCCATCTGGCGGGAGTTGCGCTGCTGCCCAGAGATCTGCGAGCCATGCGTTCGCGGGGCCTGTGGTTGGGCTTGGGCGTTATCGTTGCGGCAGGGATGGTCGCGGCCGTCGCTGGGGCAACGCTCGCCGGATGGTTTCCTGTGTTCTTTGTTCAGGGCGTGGGCGGGACGCTGCCGCGCCAGGTGATGTTGGGTTCGGCCATCTCCATCTTTGTGGTCAGTGCCAGTCTGCTCAGGGCAGGCGAGAGGGAAACGAAGTCGTCCTTCGCATATTGGTACGCCTTGGCGTTGGTGCTGCTGGCGACGGGGTTGGCGGGCGTGATGATCCAGTCTGTGAAAGCGGGGTGGCTGGGCTGGACAGGGCGCGCGGCGCAGTTTCTGGGCGGGGCGTACATGCTGGCGGCGGCCATCGCGGCGCTGCGAGGGTCGAGCATGCGGAGGATCGGCCTGGATGTGGCGACAGGGCAAGCCCGGCACCAATACATAGTAGCCGTCATGATCGTCGTGGCCTCGGCGGCGGTGCGTCTGACGTTTCTGCAGAAACTGGGGACCGAGGCGCCGTTTGTGGTCTTCTTTCCGGCGATAGTCCTGGCGGCGCTCTATGGCGGTTTTGGGCCGGGAATAACGGCTACGATCCTCTCGGCGTTGATGACAGAGTTCTTCTGGATCGAGCCGGTCGGGCAGTTCTCCATTGGGTCTGCGGCCAATTTGCTGATCATGGGCATCTTCATCGTCGGGGGCATCATGATCAGCGGCGTTACCGAGGCGTTGCTTCGCGCCCACACCCGTGCGCGGGGCGAGCTCAACCGCCGCACGGTGCAGGCGTTGCCCGCGCACATCGCCGTGCTCGACGCCCGCGGGCGCATCGTGGCGGTCAATCATGCCTGGACGGAATTTGCCCAACGCAACGCCGCGGGAAACTCGCCCTCGGTGGCGGCCGGGGCGGATTACCTGCAAATCTGCCGCCGTGCCGCTACCGAGGCCGATGATGACGCGGCACGCGCGCTGTCGGGCATCGAGGCGGTCCTGTCAGGGCGGTCCAGACTCTTCACGATGGAATACCCCTGCCACAGCC
The sequence above is drawn from the Planctomycetaceae bacterium genome and encodes:
- a CDS encoding MFS transporter, giving the protein MSWRHKSYDEVPALAVRGPELRTALRTVTAAWMFGTVWMVCVTGSRVTLFCRALGFTDFDFGLLAGLPFLATLGNLIAALLIERTGLTKHQFLDFATVSRVLYAVVALIPLVAMLAWVPSLPARWAVWTMQAVMLASAFLAALSVPAWWTWMGDLIPRRIRGRYFAHRSRLSLLVNIPVAIVLAVALDSLTRFGSDGQKLPMTMEHQPLLFWCVCGIFVFSAVMGTLDILLFRRLREIVPSSRESDAEVPGTLPSRTGKLSLGGSIAQMAQYIVLPMRDRSFRYYVTYGMIITFAAMLGSQFMWLDVLERLKFSQTGTDGLFMILAPVVGLIGCKGWGRLIDRWGRRPVLIFGGCLTVLSVMPYFLASPLTPNPSFVAGAINAVAAWVHGVTGWGSETWLSPEAPVGAWLIMSTSMLMGGTGWMGVQLAQNSIILSFADGRGRSRFIATHAVLISVGGLAGSLLGGYLAWAFEWLKTSPIVMGPFVWNNYHVTFLMSLLARMGAVAMAVAMPEPGSAGVTHIMRYVTTGIYSNLVSRLFYPLRILGWRGSADSGGQSPPGGPPELGGS
- the rpmH gene encoding 50S ribosomal protein L34, translated to MHYNHRMSARKRARKSGFRARMRTANGRKLISRKRRVGRKVQVV
- a CDS encoding metallophosphoesterase, with the translated sequence MITIHLLVVGTAALACGYAVSRYNTRTLRAGCIALLGALDLVAAMVLADGHRFATATLAGSGLVAAGLVYFAAVAVLSWRRRRGVAVAHALLAAVVGWAGAEAFLIEPQWLDITHYQVRSSKITKPLRIALLADIQTDNIGPYEQDVLRRVAEEKPDLILFAGDYIHEEFGGRTVQVQALNDVLRRANLKAPLGCFAVRGNIDDEDWIKSFEGLEIVTAERTRSIDLGEVRLTLLSEEDSRAASIPPCQAFRIVLGHRPDYALGDVNADLLLAGHTHGGQVRLPFWGPIITFSTVPRSWAAGLSDIGRGRTLVVSRGIGLERGRAPRVRFLCRPQVPIIDLIPQKK
- the rpiB gene encoding ribose 5-phosphate isomerase B, whose product is MKISLGCDHAAFEYKQAIKAFLSDQGIEVEDFGTFSAEPCDYPQFVRPAALAVAQGRCDRAIVLGGSGNGEAMVANRLAGVRCALCWSVQTAELARRHNDSNVLSLGARTISLDLALQIVRVWLETPFDGGRHARRIAMMDGGS
- the tatA gene encoding twin-arginine translocase TatA/TatE family subunit, with the translated sequence MLAVFGLGAPEVVLVLLAALLLFGGKKLPELARGLGRGLRLFKDEMAGVKNSLDETTPPAAKDAEHKSEPPAK
- the lgt gene encoding prolipoprotein diacylglyceryl transferase; protein product: MLAFVWDLDPVLIDFGPVQIRWYGLVFVVTLAIAFWFWRRQMLRGGHSAALTDQFMVWGVVATFVGARLGHCLFYEPEVYLRDPLRILFFWKGGLASHGAMIGLCLALILFARKHHLRVLELTDRFAMSAAVGAAGIRLGNFLNSEIVGRVTNVPWAVQFTHYQGPGGMMENPPLPRHPSQLYEFAMGLTVLLALVLADRWAGREKRPLGLLTGLFLALYSAGRFGVEYFKEFQVDSSWESVITMGQMLSLIPLLAGAALLVWAWRKRLPTEPVKVAVAPPQTKRPRRRR